TCAAGGTAATATCGGCAGTCCAAATATTCGTACCGAAGCTTATACTGGCGACAAAGTTGACCTTCAATTAGAACGAAATGCCACCGAATTTATTAATTCCAACCGAGGCGTGTTTCGCCATGGAAAAAATAAGGTACGTGTTAGCCAGTTTTATGAACAACACGCTAAATATTTCCCAAACTTTAAAGAAGATTTAGTGAAGCATTTATCACTGTATTTAAAAGGTGAAATGAAAACCTATCTGTTGAGCGCTAAACGTATTACGGCAGATATGGAGGATTGGAGCATTACTGATGTCTATGGCTCAATGCGCAGTTATGGTACTTCTGCTAACAATAATAGCGCAGCAATCCTCGATTCTGCGTCAGCAAACTCAACCGATAGCTCACGAGATGGCTCAGGTGGTGGGGTATCTGCGTTTAATTTGGCTTTGATATCTGATCAAGTTGCTTCTCGAACTATTTCATTTGGCCGTTTTAGTGCAGAACAAGCTGACATGCTTCGCAAAATTCAAGATAAGAAAACTCAAACAGGTAGCTCAGTAACAGTGACCGATTTATCAAGCGATGACAAAAACGATAATTAGATTAGCTTGGTCCAGTTAAATAAAAACGGCAGAGAGTTCTCTGCCGTTTTTATTTATATTTATCAATTATTTGTTTCGGTTAGATTGAATCCAATTGCCAACTTTGTTATGTTCGCGCCAATATTAACAAGGTGATTTGGTTGCTTTATTAAATTGCTTATTTGTAGGGTTAAAGTCACAGTAGATGGGTTGTATCTTTATCGCATTAGTTTAAGGCGGGCTCATCTTTACGTCTTTTGCTAGCTTTGCTCGGTATGTAATTTAGTCATTCTAAATCAATATTGAGCAAAGCTACCGCCTCTTGCTCTCGCTCCTTATCTACCGCTGTGTAGGCAACAAAGAGCAACAAGCGTATAGGTGAACCCGAAGTACTGTGGCTGTTTGGCATTTCTACTGCGTTGATACCGATTTATGTTGAGCACGACACTAGGTCGGCTGCGCTTTGGCTAAATACTAAAACAAAAACCTATACTAAAGGTCAACAAGGCCTTAATTATTTGGGTTATTTTGAATTGTCAGGAGGAACTAATGACAAGCAATATTGTAATTTCACCCGCTGTTAAAGCTGACCTTCCGTTTATTTATCAGCTCGACCAAGTCTCGTTTACAGGCGAGGGGTATCCTGCTTTTTTTTTGCGTCAAGCCTTTGATTGTTGGCGTAATCATTTTTGGGTGATAAAACAAGAGGATGACGTTATTGCGTATTTATTACTGGTACCCTCAAGTGAAACTAAAGGTGATGGTTGGATTTTATCCTTGGCTGTAAGTGAGCACGCCAGAGGGCAAGGATTAGCGAAACAATTGATTCAGCATGCTATTGATCATGCAACAGACTTTCAGCGTTTATTACTGACCGTGAGCCCAGATAATTTAGCTGCATTAGCGTTATATCAACAATTTGGTTTTACTGAAATTGAGCAAGAATATGATTATTTTGAGCCTGGTGATTGCCGCTCAATTTTAGGGTTAACCTTGTGATAAATTTAGCCTAGCTTTGGCTTTTAGCGTGTTAAAACGACCTTTGGAGGTTTTATGATTATTGCGTGCCCACAGTGTAATGGGTTAAACCGAGTACCAGATGAAAAGCTGACTGAACAGCCTAAATGTGGCAAATGTAAAACGCTTTTATTATCAGGGCAGGTACTTGAATTAACGAGCGATAACTTTATTGTACACAGTCAAAAATCTGAACTGCCTTTGGTGGTTGATTTTTGGGCCAGCTGGTGCGGCCCATGCCAACAGTTTGCACCTATTTTTAATCAAGTTGCGAGTCGTAAACACACTCAGTTTCGTTTTGGTAAAATTAATACCGAACAACAGCAAACATTAGCGGCGCAGTTTAATATCCGTTCAATTCCAACCTTGAAGATTATTAAACAAGGGAAAATTGTTGCCGAGCAGGCGGGTGCATTGCCCCAATCAGCCTTTGAGCAATGGCTTAATGCGCATCAATAAAGGCTTTTGCTGTAATTTTGTAACAGATGTACCAGATGGCAAAGCTGATATAAGCTGGGCTAGACGATAAAAGCGAGCTGCTGCTGGTGCAAATTGGCATCAGTTCTGTGGCCGAATTTATCCAGGTCGACCCTTTTTTGTTGTACGAACAATTAAAATCAGCAGGTCATACTGTGAGCTTAAATTTACTGTATGCCATGCTAGTGCATAACAAGGTTGCCATTGGCAAGTAATTAAACGGGCACAAAAAATGGCCATTTTAGTCCGTTTAGATGATTTAGGTATTGCGCCATAATAAGGGTTACAGAATAGAGTTTTTATTTATGGTACAGCAAAATTTTGTTAGGATCGGGTGCATGTTATCTCCCTCGTTTAGATGGGTGATATTAAAGCCAATTGAACGTGCCTGATAGGTCCCAGAATATGCTGAATGTGTTTAAATGGAGTGTGAGTAAACTCCCACTATTATTGTTTGTATTGTTACCTTTGGCGTTCGTCATTTACTCTTTTGTTGATACTTTTTTGTACACTAAAGCAACCTACGCACAACTTGAAAGTGTAAACAGCTTTTCGTATCACCTTGGTGCTAACATCGCCACCTACTTACCAAGCGCACATACGGGAACCTTGTTGCTTTGTTTTGTTAGCGTGTTTTGTGGTTGTATTTATTCTACGCTGAAACAAATTTCTAATCGTTAGTGCTGCAGCAATCATTTCATGTTTTTGGCCCGAAGTTTGTTCTAGCGCAATAAATGCGTCACCAATTCCTTTTACACTGCCCGCAACTTAACTGTACTTCATTAGTTCTAGATTAAAGGAATAAGTAAATGGCCTCACAAAGTCAGCATCGTGTTTATATCCCAAGTAATGCGCGTTCAAATCAATATATTTTGGCTGAGTTTAAATTGGATGATCTGTTTTATCAGCAATTTTTAAGCCCTGCACAAGCATACCAAAAAATTAGTGAACATTTATTTACTCTTTGTGAAGAACGTGAACTCCATAACGTACATTTAATCGCTAACGATAAACTGCCAATCGTGCGTTTTCATGAAGAGTCGTATTGTTTGCAAACTAAAAAACAAGTGATGTTTTTTTATAATCCAAAATATCATGAATCTCACATGTGTATTGAAGATGCCGACTATGTGGCTAAAAAAATTCGTATCGTCTTTTTGGCTACCGGTGATGAACTTCGGGCCAACGCAGCGCAATTTCATCGTCGTGTTGCGGCGGTGATTAAAGAATTTAAAACTACGTTACCTGAATCAATTCAATCGATTAAAGTGCGTGATCACCAACATTTAACCTACGATTTATTTGCTAATGCCAAAGGCAATAAAGAGAGTTATGGTTACAAATTACGAAGCTTAACACCGCGTTATCAGACTCGAGAGTGTCCATTGCCTGCAGAGCACAGTGAAATGACCTATGCCACAGTAAGCATTCCATTAACTCGGGCGATTAAAACGCAATTTTTACCGCAAGGTGAGCAAGGGTATGCCAATTTATACCGTTATTTAGAAGATACATTTTTAACGGCCTGTGGCACAAGGAAATTACAGCGCATTGCTATGGTTGCCAATGATCGCATTCCTTTGGTGCGTAATAGCCAAGTTGATAACAATGCGCAAAATAGCGAACTGCAAAAAATTAGCTTTGATCCTGCTAATCATGACACTCAGTATTACGGTTTTTGGCAAGAGGATAAATTAGTCCAAACGGTTTATTTTATTCTTGCCGCAGGCGATGAAGATAAAAATGACATTGGTTTTGGTAAGTTTATGAACAGTGTAGAAGCTGCGATGCGAAGTGTGGCTGATAAGTTTCAAATCCCTGCAGATCAACAAAATGTGACCATTCGTTTTTATCAACATGTAAGCTATCGTGCTTAACTGTAAAACGCTTTGATAAAAATAGGCAGCTTGGCTGCCTATTTGCGTTTAGTTTCAAGGGTAAAGCTAAGCAGGATTGGGGATAAAATACATCATAGCTATAAATTAGTTTTGCCAGTTAAGAAGCCAAAACTAATGTAAAACACGGCTAGCTAATGGAGAATCGGATAAAGCGGCCTCACTGGTTACGCCATGTTGTAGCCATTGTTGATAACAGCGATGGCTTTGTCGGGTGGCAATTTTGGCGATATCACTATTACGATGTAGCGTAAGACGAGTCATTGCTTCATAAGCATGA
This genomic stretch from Pseudoalteromonas tunicata harbors:
- the trxC gene encoding thioredoxin TrxC is translated as MIIACPQCNGLNRVPDEKLTEQPKCGKCKTLLLSGQVLELTSDNFIVHSQKSELPLVVDFWASWCGPCQQFAPIFNQVASRKHTQFRFGKINTEQQQTLAAQFNIRSIPTLKIIKQGKIVAEQAGALPQSAFEQWLNAHQ
- a CDS encoding GNAT family N-acetyltransferase yields the protein MTSNIVISPAVKADLPFIYQLDQVSFTGEGYPAFFLRQAFDCWRNHFWVIKQEDDVIAYLLLVPSSETKGDGWILSLAVSEHARGQGLAKQLIQHAIDHATDFQRLLLTVSPDNLAALALYQQFGFTEIEQEYDYFEPGDCRSILGLTL
- a CDS encoding DUF3083 family protein, which produces MASQSQHRVYIPSNARSNQYILAEFKLDDLFYQQFLSPAQAYQKISEHLFTLCEERELHNVHLIANDKLPIVRFHEESYCLQTKKQVMFFYNPKYHESHMCIEDADYVAKKIRIVFLATGDELRANAAQFHRRVAAVIKEFKTTLPESIQSIKVRDHQHLTYDLFANAKGNKESYGYKLRSLTPRYQTRECPLPAEHSEMTYATVSIPLTRAIKTQFLPQGEQGYANLYRYLEDTFLTACGTRKLQRIAMVANDRIPLVRNSQVDNNAQNSELQKISFDPANHDTQYYGFWQEDKLVQTVYFILAAGDEDKNDIGFGKFMNSVEAAMRSVADKFQIPADQQNVTIRFYQHVSYRA